The window AAAATAGTTCGCGAGGGTACTAAGGCCAGTATCATTACCTTTGGTCTGGGCGTACATTGGGCTATAGAGTATGCCGATAACCACCCCGATCAGTCTATCGAAATATTAGACCTGCGCAGTCTGCAGCCATGGGATAAGGAAGCGGTGGTAAATACGGTAAAGAAAACATCGAAAGTATTGGTGCTGCACGAAGATACCATGACCAGCGGCTTTGGCGGCGAGATAGCCGCTTACATAGGCGAGCATTGCTTTAAACACCTGGATGCCCCGGTAATGCGCTGCGCCAGTTTAGATACCGCTATCCCCATGAATAAAGCACTGGAGGACCAGTTTTTAGCCAAAGCCCGTTTAGAGGAAACTATGGCCAAACTGCTAAAATTTTAATCCTGCAACAACTCCACCTCTGCAACGGGGCTAAACAGGTATACCCTTTTGCTGCTTACCTCAATACATTTATAGCGTTTGCGCAGCTTTTCCTCTTTACGAAAAACGCGGCCGTCCTTAAGCTTAAATAGGGCCTTTAGCGGCAGCTTCTCTACCGTGTGCACAGATTCCTTCGGCGCGTCATATTTACGCAGTGAGCGGTACAGGGTGAGGTCTGAGCAGCTGGAGGCGGCGGGGTTGTTCAGGTAATTGGTAATGGCTTGCTTTACATCCGGCGGAAAAACATCTTTTTCAAAAAAAGGTTGCATCATCTTTTTAAAATTCGTCTTCCACTCGGTGCCATGCGGCTTGGCTTTTTGCTTATGCTCGTTCCAGGTATGCAGGTGTGCAAACTCGTGTACGGTGGTTACTAAAAAAGCATAGGGGTTAAGGTCGAAGTTTACAGATATGCGGTGCCCTTTGCCATCATATGGTGCGCGGTAGTCGCCAAACTTGGTGCCGCGGTTGCGCGATATTTTAAACTCGCACTTAAAGTAATCTATCCAGCGGCCAATAAGCGGGGCCGCACCAGGCGGAAGATATTTTTCGAGAACTTTTACTTTATCCAATTTTTACCTCTGTATCAAAGATAGGAGTTTTGAGCCGAATGCTAAAGAACACGGCAGTATGCTTGGTCAGTAACAAGTAAAAGGTTTAACTACTTCAACAGGTGATATACCAAAAATGATGCGCCGTAGGCCAGAACCGTCATGTAAGCAAACTGGGCTGCAGGCCAGCGCCAGTCTTTGGTTTCGCGGTATACCACGGCAACGGTGCTGGCGCATTGCATGGCAAAGGCATAAAACATCATTAGCGAAAAGGCCACGGCTAACGTAAACACAGGCTGCCCGGTATCAGGATTTTTAGCATGGCGCATTTTGTCTTGCACCGAGTCTATTTTATCAGCATCGCCCTCTACGCTGTAAATGGTAGCCATGGTGCCTACAAATACCTCGCGGGCGGCAAAAGAGGTGATCAATGCTATACCTATTTTCCAGTCGAAACCGATTGGTTTTATCACCGGCTCAATTACGTGCCCTAATACACCGGCATATGAATTCTCTAATTTTTCGGACGATATCACCCGTTTAAGGCTATCGGGTTTCATGCTTTGCGCGTATTGCGGCTGGCTGTATTTTTGGTCTATTTTTTGGAAACGGTTACCCGGCCCGTATGATGACAGCACCCAAAGTATTACCGATACTGCTATGATAACCTTGCCAGCCTCTAACACAAATGTTTTGGCCCTATCGTACATCGAAAATAGCACATTGTTCCAGCGGGGCATGCGGTAAACCGGCAGCTCCATTATAAAATAGCCTCGTTCGCGCGCTTTTAAAACAAACTTCATTACGTAGGCCACCAGTACTGCCGATACTAAGCTTAACACGTACATGCCTGTTAATGCCAGGCCCTGCAAATTAAAAATAAACCATACATTTTTGTTGGGCACTACCAGGGCAATCAACAAGGTATAAACAGGTAAACGGGCCGAGCAGGTAACCAGCGGGGTAACCATAATGGTTATCATCCTGTCCTTCCAGTTCTCGATGGTGCGGGTACTCATAATTGATGGTACGGCACAGGCAAAGCCGCCTATTAAAGGCACCACAGATTTGCCGTTAAGCCCAACCTTGCGCATTATCTTATCCATCATAAACGTTACGCGCGACATGTAGCCGGTATCTTCCAGGATGGATATAAACGCAAACAGGATGGCTATTTGCGGGATAAATACCATTACCCCGCTAAGGCCCGCAACAACGCCGTCTATCAGCAGGTCGGCCAATGGGCCGGCAGGCAATATATGCCTTAAGCCACCTTCCGCCCAAACAAACAGATCTTCGATAAGCGACATAGGGTAAGCCGACCAGGCAAATATTGACTGGAACATAAACAATAGGATACCCATAAAAATGATAAAGCCAAATACCCGGTGGGTAAGTATCTTATCTATCTTATTGCTGTGGCTTTCGTCATAAGCGGTTTGGGGGGTTTTAACGGTGTCGTATAAAAGGTCGTTTATATAATTATAGCGGGCTATGGTTTCGGCCCCTTGTGCTTTTTGCGAATGGAAGGAGAATTGTTGTTCCAAATCCTCTATACGGTCGCTTTCTGCAGGGGTTAAAAACTTTAAAGTTTCGTGCTGGTGGGCCAGTTGCAGGGCCAGGTAAGGGACATCAATATTATTTTCCTTGCTTATGGCATCAACCATTTCGGGCGCTATGGCACGCACGTCAATGCTTTCTTGTTGCAGGGCAAATTTGTTGGCGTATGATATGGCCGTTTTCAATTCGGCTATGCCCTGTAGCTTACGGGCGGCAATAGGTACAATGGGTACACCCAATTTTTCGGCCAATAGGTTGATGTCTATTTTTATGCCCGCCTTTTTTGATAGGTCTATCATGTTTAGGGCCACAACTACCGGTATCTTTAAATCGGCAACCTGGGTATATAATAAAAGGTTACGTTTTAAATTGGTGGCATCTAAAATTACCACCACCAGGTCGGGCTTAAGTTCGCCGCCTTTTTCGGCCAGTACCGAAAACACGATGGATTCGTCTTTACTTTTTGGGTATAAGCTGTAAGTACCCGGAAGATCTATTATTTCGGCACCGCGGCCATCGGGCAGTTGGGTGTAGCCTATTTTTTTATCAACAGTAACCCCCGGAAAATTTCCTATTTTTTGGTTTAAACCGGTTAGTGCATTAAAGAGCGTTGATTTACCGGTGTTGGGATTGCCTACAAGCGCTACTCTGATGTCAGCTTTCAATGTTTAGTAAACTACTGCAAAATTATAGTCGAAGCTTCGAATTTACGAAGGCTTAACTGATAACCCGAAACATGAATGGCAATAGGATCGCCCATGGGCGCTATACGCGAAACTTTAATTTGCTCGCCCGGAAGGCAACCCATTTCCATTAACTTAACAGACATTTCCAGGTCAGAAAATTCCTTAACAATACCAGTTTCTCCTACTTCGAGTTGTGAAAGCGTTGTTTGCATATACAAATGTATGGTTATTTGTATTAAATCCAAATAAGAAGTAGCGCAGTTTTGTAAATTTTTTGTCTAAAAATTTTAATGCAGCTAATTAGCCGTAAAAAGCTGGTAACAAGGGCTTTTTACCCTGCATAGTTCCACTAAAATCTAACGCTATTTTGCTCCCGAAAAGGCATGGGTAGAAACCGTTTTGCTAAAATGGGGGCAATTACAATCTTTTTTAAATAAACCGCATGATGACGCAGCTATGGCGACTGATACGCAAAAGAGGAAAAGTTTAACTTTTTTCATGGTTAACAGCATAAGCGGTAACTATTACACTAAAAATTCCCATACAGGCACCTATGGTATCGGCAAAAAGGTCGGCCCCATCCGCGCTTCGCCAGGGCAAATAATTTTGTATAGCCTCTATTAAAGCACCAAAGCTAATAAGTACAATAGTGTTTTTAACGGCTATCTCTATACGTATGGTTCGGGTATGCCATTTACGTATACTGCCGGCGCAATACAAAACAGCTAAAACAAAAAACAGCCCGCAATGTACCAGCTTATCAAAACCCGCAAAAAACAGAGGGCCTTTATCAACCCCTCCCAGCGGAATTACACATATTATTAAAATAAAGCAGGCCCACAAAAATGCAGGCCCGTAATATTTAAAAGTCATCTTCATTTTTTATTGGCCAATTACAGCTTTGTAATCATCAGCAGATAATAGGGCTTCTGCATCAGCAGCGTCTTTAAGGCTTATTTTTACCATCCATCCATCGCCATATGGGTCAGAGTTTACCAGCTCGGGTTGGCTATCCAACAACGAGTTAATTTCTAAGATGGTGCCATCAAGCGGCATAAACAGGTCCGATACGGTTTTCACAGCTTCAACAGTTCCAAAAACTTCTTCTTTAGCTACATCCTGCCCAACGGTGTTAATGTCTATATAAACAATATCACCTAACTCGCCTTGTGCAAACTCGGTAATGCCAATAAAGGCTTCGTTGCCTTCAACACGAATCCATTCGTGGTCTTTTGTATATTTTAATTCTGCAGGAAATGTCATGATGTAAATTTTATGTGCCCAAAAATAATAAAATTTAAGGTATAACAATATGCATAAAAATTTAAACCGGCCTATAATACGGCCCGATGCAAACCTTGTGTACGAAATTATGTTAACTATAAGAACAAAAAAACCTATAAAATGAAAAAATTTAGTTTAATGGCAATGATAGCGCTTGCAGCGTGTTCATTCCAGGCATGTAACAACGCCTCAAAAGACAGTAAAGAAACAGCCGATAGCGTAAACGCTGTAAAAGACACCACTACCAACGGATCGACAGGTATTGCTGTTGATGAAATGGACGCCAAGTTTGCAACCGATGCTGCTAACGCAGGTATGGCCGAAGTTGCTGCCGGTAAATTAGCTTCAGAAAAAGCAACCAATGCACAGGTTAAAGATTTTGCTAATATGATGGTGATGGACCATACCAAAGCAAATGAAGAATTAATGGCTATAGCCAAGACCAAAAATATTACCCTGCCAACCGCGCCCGATGCCGATCATCAAAAAATGTTGACAGATCTTTCTGCAAAATCAGGTGCCGAGTTTGATAAAGCATATGTTGATGCAATGGTTAACGGTCACAAAAAAGTAGCATCGATGTTAGAAGATGCATCTAAAAAATGTAAAGATAGCGAGCTGATGGCTTTTGCTACCAAAACATTGCCTACCGTTAAAGCGCACCTTGCAAAAATTGAGGCTATACAAGCCGGCATGAAATAAGCCTGGCCTGCATTTGATATTTAAAAGGGAAGGGCTGCGGCTTGTCCCTTTTTTATTTTTTTAAATTTATGGCGATGTTTATTATTATGATAATTTTACCAATATGTCAGCACCTATTATAACCGGCTTAATGGCCTACGGAATGTCGGGCCGTATTTTTCACGCGCCATTTATACATAGTAACCCGGCATTCCAGCTTAAGGCTGTGGTGGAGCGGAACGAGAAAAAGGCAGGCAAGGTTTATCCGGATATTATCAGCTACAACAGCATCGACGATTTGCTTAACGACGAAACGATAGAGCTGATAATTGTTAACACGCCAAACAACACCCACCTTGATTATGCCATCAGGGCTATGCAGGCCGGCAAACATGTACTGCTCGAAAAACCGGCTGCTGCAACCAGTGCCGAAGTAAAGCAGCTATTTGATGTGGGCCGGCAGCTGAAAAAGCACGTAATGATATACCAAAACCGCCGGTACGATAGCGGTTTTTTATCAACCAAAGCTGTAATTGAAAGCGGCCGCCTGGGTACACCAATAGAGGTGATATTTAGAATGGACCGGTATAAAGCCGCGATAGGCCCGAAAGGCTTTAAGGAGTCGAAAGATATCCCCGCAAACGGCCTGGTGTACGACCTTGGCCCGCATTTAATAGATAATGCCATTAGCTTGTTTGGCAGGCCGCTGTCTTTCACAAAAACTACTGGCATATACCGCGAGGGATCGGAGGTGCCCGATTATTTCCATTTTCATTTAACGTATCCTAACCAACTGAACGTGTTTTTAACATCGGGCTTGCAAATAGCAGGTGAATATCCCGGCTTTATAGTAAACGGTACACTGGGCAGCTTTATAAAAAACCGCACAGATGTACAGGAGGGCCAATTAGACAAAGGGATGATGCCTACTGATAATGGCTATGGCGTAGAGCCTGCCGGCAACGAGGGTACGTTAATAACCGTTGGTGCCGATAATCAAAAACAAACCGAGTTAGTGCCATCAAGCAAGGGTGATTACTCGGAAATATTTGATGCCGTTTATCATACAATCCGGAATAATGCGTTATTCCCTGTAACAGAAGAACATATTGCCTGGCAGCTTGAAATGCTGGAGGCTTAACAATTACCGTAATGGTTACTTTAAAACATATGAAAAGATTAGTATTTGCCCTTGGCCTTATCATTTTTGCAAGCTGCTCAAGAGCGCAGACATACACCCCACCACCGGTTATTGCACCCTATAAAATGCTGAAACTGGATAATACCTACACTACGCCGGCAGATCTTAAGAAGGATAAGCCCGTAATGCTGATATACTTTGCACCCGATTGCAGCCATTGCCAAAAGCTGATATACGATATGAAGCCGGTAATGAACAGCTTTAAAGATATACAGGTAGTGATGATAACCTTTGCCGATATAAGAATGGTAAAAACTTTTAACGATGACTACAAACTATCTGATTATCCCAATTTTACTTTAGGCACCGAAGGATATACTTACAAAGTACAAAGGTACTACAACTTACAAACCACCCCCTACATTGCCATATACGACAAAAAGGGCAACCTGGTAAAGGCCTTTGAAAAGGTACCTAAGATACCTGAACTGGTAGCCACGGTTAAAAAAGTTTAAAGATATGCGGTTAGCATTTAACCTGCCCGATGGCCAAGAGTCATCGGGTTTTTTGTGCTCATAAATTTGCTGCCTGCTCGACCGCACTCTATCACCCGGCATATACAAAAGTCGGCAACAAATTTTAATATTGTTGTGACACTGTTTTGTCACTAAGTTAAAAATGCGCCGGCCATGGCAAATGCAAAATAAATTCCATTTATATGCCAGATTATTTTATATTAGTGATGACCACCCAACGAAAAAAAAAGAAAATCCTACACAGGGAGCTGCAATATTTCGCAAAAATCTGCAAAAATTTACCTTAGGTGTGAAATGAGCCCATCACCACTCGGATGGATAACAAAAAAGGGCCGTCATCCGGCCCTTTCTGATCATATTTTGTAATACTAAATTTTATAATTATTCGCCGCCGGTATGGTCGTGCGCATGCTCTTCTCTAAATAGTTTCGCACTAAAAAAGTCGTTGTTCATGCGGGCAATGTTGTTTAAAGTTATCTCTTTAGGGCATTCTGCTTCGCAGGCGCCGGTATTGGTACAGTTACCAAAGCCTTCCTTATCCATTTGGGCAACCATGGCCTGTACACGGCTATAACGCTCGGGCTGGCCTTGTGGTAACAAGCTTAGCTGGGTTATCTTAGCCGAGGTAAACAGCATTGCCGATGCGTTTTTACAAGCAGCAACACAAGCCCCGCAACCTATACAGGTAGCCGAGTTAAATGCCTCATCAGCAATAACTTTGGGTATGGGTATTACGTTGGCATCGGGTACACCGCCGGTGTTAATAGATATAAATCCACCCGCCTGTTGTATACGGTCGAAAGCAGAACGATCGGTAGCCAGATCCTTCACTACCGGGAAAGCCGCCGAGCGCCATGGCTCGATAGTAATGGTTTGGCCATCGCTAAAGCTACGCATGTGCAACTGGCATGTGGTAATAGCCCTTTTAGGCCCGTGCGGCCTGCCATTGATGTATAATGAGCACGACCCGCAGATACCTTCGCGGCAATCGTGGTCAAAGTAAATAGGCTCATCACCGTTAATAGCCAGGCTTTCATTCACAACGTCCAGCATTTCAAGAAAAGACATATCAGGCGAAATGTTTTCGGCCTTATAAGTCACAAACTTGCCTGATGTTTGTGTGTTTTTTTGGCGCCATACTTTCAGCGTCAGGTTCATATTTCCGCTCATTATCTTTGCGTTTTTGAGTTGCAGGCTTTGATAATGAGTATGTTACACATTGCTCATTATCAAAGCACACTACTATTTATAACTACGTTGTGTTAACTTAACATTTTCAAATACAAGCTCTTCTTTGTGCAACACTTCGGGTTGGTTTTCACCTTTAAACTCCCATGCCGCAACAAAAGCAAAGTTCTCGTCGTCGCGCAATGCCTCACCCTCTTCGGTTTGCGACTCAAGGCGGAAGTGGCCACCACACGATTCGCGGCGCATTAAGGCGTCGTCTATCATTAGTTCGCCAAGCTCTATAAAATCGGCAACCCGGCCCGCTCTTTCAAGCGATGCGTTTATTTCCTCGTTCCCGCCGGTTACCAGTGCATTTTTCCAAAAATCGGCCTTTAACGCTTGTATCAAGCCTTTTGCTTTGGTCAATCCTTCTTCGGTACGTGCCATACCGCAATACTCCCAAATGATATGGCCTAATTCGCGGTGATATTCGTTAACGGTTTTGGTGCCCTTTAAAGCAAGCAATTTATTAACGTATGCAATAACATCCTGCTTGGTTTGCTCAAATGCAGGGTGGTTCTTATCAACCGGTTTTGGACCAATGGTAGCGAGGTAGTCTCCTAAAGTATAAGGGATAACAAAGTATCCATCGGCTAAACCCTGCATTAATGCTGATGCACCTAAGCGGTTTGCACCGTGGTCGCTAAAATTACATTCGCCCATGGCATATAAACCCGGTACGTTAGTACTTAAGTTATAATCAACCCAAAGGCCACCCATTGTATAGTGTACTGCAGGATAGATACGCATTGGCTGTTTATACGGGTTTTCATCAGTTATTTGATAATACATATCAAACAGGTTGCCGTACTTAGCTCTAACGGTATCTTCGCCTAAGCGCTCAATCGCTTCAGCAAAATCAAGGAATACCGCAAACCCCGAACCCCCAACACCCTTACCTTCGTCTACCATCTCTTTGGCGTTACGTGAAGCAACGTCGCGAGGCACAAGGTTTCCGAATGATGGGTATTTACGTTCTAAGAAGTAATCGCGCTCGTCTTCTTTTACCTGGGCGGCTGTGATCTCCTTTTTGCGGAGCTTCTCTGCAACTTCCTTAGTTTTTGGTGCCCAAACACGGCCATCGTTACGCAACGATTCTGACATCAGCGTAAGCTTACTTTGATGGTCGCCGGTTACCGGTATACAGGTTGGGTGTATTTGTGTATAGCATGGGTTGGCAAAGTATGCGCCGCGTTTGTGCGCGCGCCATGCTGCCGTTACGTTTGATCCAATTGCGTTTGTTGACAGGTAAAACACGTTTCCGTAACCGCCTGTGGCTAATAAAACCGCATGGCCTGCATGGGTTTCAATTTCGCCGGTCATCATGTTACGGGTAACAATACCTTTGGCCTGGCCGTCAACAATAACAACGTCGAGCATTTCGGTACGGGTGTACATTTTTACCTTACCCAGGTTTATTTGGCGGTTTAAAGCCGAATAAGCACCTAACAAAAGTTGCTGCCCTGTTTGGCCACGTGCATAAAATGTACGCGAAACCTGCGAACCACCGAAAGAACGGTTATCTAATAAACCGCCATACTCGCGGGCAAAAGGAACACCTTGTGCAACACACTGGTCAATGATATTTACTGACACTTCGGCTAGGCGATAAACGTTGCCTTCGCGGGCGCGGTAATCGCCACCTTTAATGGTATCATAAAATAAGCGATAAACACTATCGCCATCGTTTTGGTAGTTTTTTGCAGCATTAATACCGCCTTGTGCAGCAATAGAGTGTGCACGGCGCGGGCTATCCTGAAAACAAAATGCTTTAACATTATAACCTAATGCGGCTAATGAAGCAGCCGCCGAAGCGCCCGCTAAACCAGTACCTACAACAATAATATCGTACTTACGCTTATTGGAAGGGTTAACCAGCTTTAAATTAAATTTATGCTTGCTCCATTTTTCGGCTAATGGGCCTTGCGGAATTTTAGCATCTAAACTCATTTTAACTATTATTTAGCGTAAACTTTATAAACTTTTTATGTAATATACTATTGGCATTAACGCGAAACCTACGGGAATAATAACCGCAAATAACCATGTGCCAAAGAAGTAAATGATAGGCTTGTACTTTTTGTGTACCCAGCCCAGTGTATGAAACGCGCTTTGAAAACCATGCAATAAGTGAAAAGATACCGCACCCATTGCAATAACATAAAAAGCAACATACCATAAGTGGCTAAAGCTTGATGTAATACGTGCATGCAAATCTTTTACGCGCATTATCTCAACATCCTTTTCTGTTGTTAAAGAACGCTCAAAGTCAGGGTTCTCGGGCTTAAAGTCGGATACTACCGTTTCGCCGTTTAGCAGGTTAGTGCGGTATTCTTTAAAACCTATGGTGTTGCTATATTTATAGTTATACCAAAAATCGCCCATGTGTATAACGATGAACAAAAACAGAATAGAACCTAAAAGGCCCATGTTTTTTGAAGACCATGAAGCCGGCGATTTTGTTGCAACAGCATAGCCTACAGGCCTTGCCCTGCGGTTTTTAATAGTTAATACCAGCGCATAAATAGAATGTACTATTATAGCCAGGTATAAAAGGTAAGCTATAACCTCTATAGGCGGGAAATGCGTTAAGAAATTAGCATAGGCATTAAAAGAGTAGCCATTATCGTTATTAAACAGTAACAGGTTACCCCCCAGGTGTACAATTAAAAAAGTACACAAAAACAAGCCTGTTAAAGCCATTATCAGCTTTTTTCCCAGTGATGAGTTAAAGGTTTGTTTAAATTCGCTCATTATTGATCAGATTTATTTAGGCAAAAGTATTTATTAAAAGCCAAAAGATATAAATGGTTTCGGCTTAAAGCGCTACAATCCACTATTTAGAAACAGTCTAAGGAATTACACATCTTTATACGTAACAATGATTAAGTATTAGTAGTTTGATCGACAGATAGAATCATAAGCATACTGAGGTACACGAGTATCTAAAAAAGCATTAATTAATTGCTATAACTTTATCTTTTAGTACGCCGAAAACTTTATCTGTTTTGCGGCTTAGTATGGCTACCTTACCGGTAAACTTACCAAACGATGGTAAAATGGCCTGGGCTTTACCAAATGAAAAGCAAGGCAGTGTTATACTTTGTCGGCCCTTGCCGGCTAAATTAATGCCCGGGTGTATATGCCCGCACAAAACATATCCCTCTTGTCGCATATCATCAGGGGCTGTTAGCGGGTGGTGCAGCATCAAAAAAGGGCTTATTAATAATTCATCCTGCACTACTATGTCAATATCGGTATAGTGTTTATCGTGTATAATATCATGGTTCCCCTTTACCAAAACGATCTTTAATTTAGGAAACTGCCTGCGCCACATTACAAACCAATCCCAATCGTTATTCAAATCGCTATGAAAAAGGTCGCCTAAAAAAACAATTGTCTCAGGGCGATATTCATGAATTAGGTCTGATAACACTGCAAGGTCGTCTTGCTCCATATCGCGGGGTATAGCAATACCAGCCTTTCGAAAATGGCCAACTTTGCCTAAATGAACATCTGCTGCTATCAGTGCTTTTTGCTGCTGCCAGTAAATAGCCTTTTGCGGTAGTAATAATAGGTCTTGATCTAAAAAATGGAAAGGGGTGCCGGCACTCATGGTCATATTCGGGGTCAAAGATAATGCATAGGCTTAAAACAAGAAACCCGGCATAAGCCGGGCTTCTTAATAAACAATCACTTATTATAATTACTGTATTTCAAATACGTTACTAAAATTGCCCCCATCAGGATAAACACCTGTAATAATTAAGCGGCCATTTTTTAAGTTGGTAATAACCCTATCCATATCGGCAACACTATTAATAGGCTGCTTATTTATAGATGTTATAACCGAGCCAACTGGAATTTCAGTGTCATCAAAAATTCCACCCGGACGAACCTGGGTAACCAATAC is drawn from Inquilinus sp. KBS0705 and contains these coding sequences:
- the pdeM gene encoding ligase-associated DNA damage response endonuclease PdeM; amino-acid sequence: MSAGTPFHFLDQDLLLLPQKAIYWQQQKALIAADVHLGKVGHFRKAGIAIPRDMEQDDLAVLSDLIHEYRPETIVFLGDLFHSDLNNDWDWFVMWRRQFPKLKIVLVKGNHDIIHDKHYTDIDIVVQDELLISPFLMLHHPLTAPDDMRQEGYVLCGHIHPGINLAGKGRQSITLPCFSFGKAQAILPSFGKFTGKVAILSRKTDKVFGVLKDKVIAIN